In Patescibacteria group bacterium, a genomic segment contains:
- a CDS encoding LemA family protein, which yields MLPVLLLGIVLLVVFVWGLYNGLVTAKARVDESWSGIDVQLKRRADLIPNLVETVKGYATHEKSVFENVTEARSALMGAKTPKEKAEANNQLSAALKSLFAVAEAYPDLKASQNFADLQQQLGDTEDKIAYSRQFYNTNVLDYNVKIKVFPNVLLAGPLGFREVEFFKAAAEEKEEIKVKF from the coding sequence ATGTTGCCTGTTTTATTATTAGGAATTGTTCTTCTCGTCGTTTTTGTCTGGGGTTTATACAACGGTTTAGTGACAGCCAAAGCCCGTGTTGATGAGTCCTGGAGCGGCATTGACGTTCAGTTAAAAAGAAGAGCCGACCTAATTCCCAATTTAGTGGAAACCGTTAAGGGTTATGCGACTCATGAAAAAAGCGTCTTTGAAAATGTGACTGAAGCCAGATCCGCCCTAATGGGAGCGAAGACCCCGAAAGAGAAAGCGGAAGCTAACAATCAGTTAAGCGCCGCTTTAAAAAGTCTTTTTGCCGTGGCTGAAGCTTATCCGGATCTTAAAGCGAGTCAAAACTTTGCGGATTTACAACAGCAATTGGGGGATACCGAAGATAAAATTGCCTATTCACGACAATTTTACAATACGAACGTGCTTGATTATAACGTCAAAATTAAGGTCTTCCCCAATGTTTTATTGGCCGGACCGTTAGGATTTCGCGAAGTCGAATTCTTTAAGGCGGCGGCGGAAGAAAAAGAAGAAATTAAAGTTAAGTTTTAA
- a CDS encoding M48 family metalloprotease, giving the protein MSIYSQIDSNRRRTYLVMVFFIAFITLTAYIFGRASGYGLSYAGIALIISGFVSFGSYYWSDKLILLMSQAREINEKDNPLLFRTVENLCLGAGLPRPKIYTIDDSAPNAFATGRDPQHAVICVTSGLLGKLEKIELEGVIAHELSHVKNYDTRLMGIVAILVGMVAFLADWFMRSLWWGDRSDREEKGSVQGLFLILGIVFAVLSPIIATLIQLAISRRREYLADASGALLTRYPDGLARALEKIARDKEVLEAATNATAHLYIVNPFKDKSFSAWFSGLFDTHPPLAERIRLLRAM; this is encoded by the coding sequence ATGTCAATTTATTCACAGATTGACTCTAACCGACGTCGAACTTATTTAGTGATGGTCTTTTTTATCGCCTTTATAACCCTGACGGCTTATATTTTCGGTCGGGCCTCGGGTTATGGTTTGTCTTACGCCGGAATAGCTTTAATCATTTCCGGTTTTGTTTCCTTTGGGAGTTACTATTGGTCGGACAAGCTCATTCTTCTTATGTCCCAAGCAAGAGAAATTAACGAAAAAGACAATCCTCTCCTTTTTCGGACTGTCGAAAATCTTTGTCTTGGCGCCGGTTTACCAAGGCCAAAGATTTATACAATTGACGATTCGGCTCCCAACGCTTTTGCGACCGGTCGCGATCCTCAACATGCCGTTATCTGTGTAACCTCCGGACTTCTAGGCAAACTGGAAAAAATAGAATTGGAGGGTGTTATCGCTCATGAATTATCACATGTTAAAAATTACGATACGCGGCTCATGGGCATTGTGGCGATTTTGGTAGGCATGGTGGCTTTTTTAGCCGATTGGTTTATGCGTTCGCTTTGGTGGGGTGACCGGAGTGATCGTGAAGAAAAAGGAAGTGTGCAAGGCCTTTTCCTCATCTTGGGGATTGTTTTTGCCGTTCTTTCGCCAATTATTGCCACTTTAATCCAGTTAGCGATCTCCCGCCGGCGGGAATATTTGGCTGACGCCTCAGGCGCGCTTTTAACTCGTTATCCGGACGGGCTCGCCCGGGCTTTGGAAAAAATTGCCCGCGACAAAGAGGTCCTTGAAGCGGCGACCAATGCGACCGCCCATTTATATATTGTTAATCCGTTTAAGGATAAAAGTTTTTCGGCTTGGTTTTCGGGGCTTTTTGATACTCATCCTCCTTTGGCGGAAAGAATCAGACTTTTGCGCGCCATGTAA
- a CDS encoding Mur ligase family protein: MKRLLAIWLGKIINFISSMGKFGAGSTWPGHVSLKINPQIISQLTSQLKKGTILIAGTNGKTTTVKLIYQILKEENPDIIINDSGANLLNGFASTLINKSDWLGKIKASWAVFETDEATLPLALAETEPKIVIILNLFRDQLDRYGEIDLIAEKWQQALKKLSLETTVILNADDPHVAFLGKGLRSRVFYFGLNDKNLFLAKMEHAVDTVYCPSCNAKLDFEGVFFSHLGFWSCPGCRFSRPTPNLFVWDYPLPGTYNRYNTLAAVLAAKILGVEDQKINLSLQKFKPAFGRQEKINLNGKNVQILLSKNPAGFNECLRTLKDFPGQKKTVLLVLNDRIPDGRDISWIWDVDFEIIKENVSSLLVSGDRAFELALRLKYADFPLEKTEVKTDLKEALQKGLAEIPKKETFYILPTYSAMLEVRKILGGRKIL, from the coding sequence ATGAAAAGACTCCTTGCGATTTGGTTAGGGAAAATCATTAACTTTATAAGTTCCATGGGTAAGTTTGGCGCCGGTTCGACGTGGCCGGGGCATGTTTCTTTAAAAATTAATCCCCAAATAATCTCCCAGCTGACTTCACAATTGAAAAAAGGGACAATCCTGATTGCCGGGACAAACGGCAAAACGACGACGGTTAAATTAATCTACCAAATCCTTAAAGAGGAAAATCCCGACATTATTATTAATGACAGCGGGGCGAATCTTCTCAATGGCTTTGCCTCAACTCTGATCAACAAAAGCGACTGGTTGGGAAAGATTAAGGCGTCATGGGCCGTTTTTGAAACCGACGAGGCGACATTACCTTTGGCTCTTGCGGAGACAGAGCCCAAAATTGTCATCATTCTTAATTTATTTAGAGACCAATTGGATCGTTACGGAGAAATTGATTTGATCGCCGAAAAGTGGCAACAGGCGCTCAAAAAACTAAGCCTAGAGACAACGGTTATTTTAAACGCCGATGATCCCCATGTTGCCTTTTTAGGAAAAGGCCTTCGCAGTCGCGTTTTCTATTTTGGTCTCAACGATAAAAATCTTTTTTTGGCGAAAATGGAGCATGCCGTTGACACCGTTTATTGTCCTTCGTGTAATGCCAAACTCGATTTCGAGGGCGTCTTTTTTTCTCATTTGGGATTTTGGTCTTGTCCCGGTTGTCGGTTTAGCCGTCCCACGCCAAATCTTTTTGTCTGGGATTATCCTTTGCCCGGGACTTATAACCGATATAATACCTTAGCCGCTGTTTTAGCGGCTAAAATTCTTGGGGTGGAAGATCAAAAAATTAATTTGAGTTTGCAAAAATTTAAACCCGCCTTCGGCCGTCAGGAGAAAATCAATTTGAACGGCAAAAATGTCCAAATCCTTTTAAGTAAGAATCCGGCCGGTTTTAACGAATGCCTAAGAACCTTAAAAGATTTTCCCGGTCAAAAAAAGACCGTTTTATTGGTTCTTAATGACCGCATCCCCGACGGCCGGGACATTTCCTGGATTTGGGACGTTGACTTTGAGATCATTAAAGAAAACGTTAGTTCTTTGCTTGTAAGCGGTGATAGAGCTTTTGAATTGGCTTTAAGATTAAAGTATGCGGATTTTCCTTTGGAAAAAACCGAAGTCAAGACCGATCTAAAAGAAGCGCTTCAAAAGGGATTAGCGGAAATCCCCAAAAAAGAAACTTTTTATATCCTGCCTACTTATTCGGCCATGCTTGAAGTGAGAAAAATCTTGGGAGGCAGAAAGATTTTATGA
- the gatC gene encoding Asp-tRNA(Asn)/Glu-tRNA(Gln) amidotransferase subunit GatC, producing MNKQKITTAEIEHIAALAQLKLTRPEIEKFQKQLSQVLAYVSQLAKVKTQNVEPTSQVTGLENSFREDEIKDSLTQKEALSFAGEVKDNLFKVKAIF from the coding sequence ATGAATAAGCAAAAAATAACGACAGCTGAGATTGAACATATTGCCGCCCTGGCTCAACTTAAATTGACCCGCCCCGAGATTGAAAAATTTCAAAAACAACTTTCCCAAGTTTTGGCTTATGTTAGTCAATTGGCTAAGGTTAAAACTCAAAACGTTGAACCGACAAGTCAGGTTACCGGTTTGGAAAATAGCTTTCGCGAAGACGAAATTAAAGATTCTTTAACCCAAAAAGAGGCCTTATCCTTTGCCGGAGAGGTTAAAGACAATCTTTTTAAAGTTAAGGCCATTTTTTAA
- the gatA gene encoding Asp-tRNA(Asn)/Glu-tRNA(Gln) amidotransferase subunit GatA: MNLNDLTVQEAIFGLTSKKFSAREVTSACLEQIKKLNKEIKAYLTISEKEALEAAEKSDQERRENPLLAQEKPLLGIPVALKDLFCTKNMKTTAASRLLKDYFPQYDATVVSKLKKAGAVILGKTNCDAWAHGASGENSDFGPTKNPWNKQLVPGGSSSGSAAALISSQCLAATGTDTGGSVRLPAAFCGVVGLKPTYGRVSRYGIIAMASSMDAIGHFTRTVYDSALLLKVTAGKDNFDATTPNVATENFTASLDRGIKNLKIGIPKEYFGKGIDRRIEETIKKAVKKLEALGAKIIEVSLPHTEYALAVYYIIQPSEVSSNLARYDGIRFGLTRDEFGDEAKRRIMLGTYTLSAGYYDAYYLKAMKVRTLIKKDFAEAFNKVDVLIAPTSPNLPWKLGEKVADPLKMYLADILTVTANLAGIPGLSLPCGFVEEKGCQLPVGMQILGPHWSEKLLFQVGHAYERETNFFKIKPKL; this comes from the coding sequence ATGAATTTAAATGATTTAACCGTTCAGGAAGCAATTTTCGGTTTAACCTCTAAAAAGTTTTCCGCCAGAGAGGTTACCTCGGCGTGTCTGGAACAGATTAAAAAATTAAACAAAGAAATCAAGGCCTATCTTACCATTAGTGAAAAAGAGGCTTTAGAAGCGGCGGAAAAAAGCGATCAGGAACGAAGGGAAAACCCTCTTTTAGCTCAAGAAAAGCCCCTTTTAGGGATTCCGGTTGCCCTTAAAGACCTTTTTTGCACTAAGAACATGAAAACAACGGCGGCATCCAGGCTTTTGAAAGATTATTTTCCCCAATATGACGCGACCGTCGTTTCGAAACTGAAAAAAGCCGGAGCCGTCATTTTAGGGAAAACCAATTGTGACGCCTGGGCTCACGGTGCCAGCGGCGAAAATTCCGATTTTGGTCCGACAAAAAATCCCTGGAACAAACAACTCGTGCCGGGCGGGTCTTCTTCCGGTTCGGCCGCGGCCTTGATTAGTTCTCAGTGTCTGGCAGCCACCGGAACCGATACCGGCGGTTCGGTACGACTTCCGGCCGCTTTTTGCGGCGTGGTGGGTTTAAAACCGACTTACGGCCGAGTTTCCCGTTACGGGATTATCGCTATGGCTTCATCCATGGACGCGATCGGTCATTTTACCAGAACGGTTTATGACTCGGCTCTTCTTTTAAAAGTCACGGCCGGCAAGGATAATTTTGACGCGACGACACCAAACGTCGCCACGGAAAATTTTACCGCTTCTCTTGATCGGGGAATTAAGAACCTAAAGATTGGTATTCCCAAAGAATATTTTGGCAAAGGAATTGACCGAAGAATTGAAGAAACAATTAAAAAGGCCGTGAAAAAACTGGAGGCCTTGGGAGCCAAAATTATTGAGGTGTCTTTACCTCACACCGAATATGCCCTGGCCGTTTATTATATCATTCAACCGTCAGAGGTCTCCTCGAATTTAGCCCGTTACGACGGGATTAGATTCGGACTAACGAGAGACGAATTCGGCGACGAAGCGAAAAGAAGAATCATGTTGGGAACATACACGCTTTCGGCCGGTTATTATGATGCCTATTATTTAAAAGCGATGAAAGTCCGAACGCTAATTAAAAAAGATTTTGCCGAGGCTTTCAACAAAGTTGATGTTCTGATTGCGCCGACTTCACCAAATCTTCCCTGGAAACTAGGTGAAAAAGTCGCCGATCCTTTAAAAATGTATCTGGCCGACATCTTAACGGTAACGGCTAATTTAGCCGGTATTCCGGGGTTGTCTTTGCCTTGCGGCTTTGTGGAAGAAAAGGGTTGTCAGTTGCCGGTGGGAATGCAGATTTTAGGTCCCCATTGGTCGGAAAAATTATTGTTTCAGGTCGGACATGCTTATGAACGAGAAACAAACTTTTTTAAAATCAAACCCAAATTATAA
- the gatB gene encoding Asp-tRNA(Asn)/Glu-tRNA(Gln) amidotransferase subunit GatB, giving the protein MNQTKLKVNKKTKYLPIIGLEIHVELKTKSKMFCGCSADYFGHEPNSQCCPICLGLPGALPFPNKKAIRDCLVIGLALDCQVVETSQFDRKNYFYPDLAKGFQISQYANPFCLNGKLGEIRIRRVHMEEDTGKLLHAQEGTLIDFNRSGVPLVEIVTEPDLHTASEAKIFLQKLQQIIRYLGVSDADMEKGSMRLEPNISLIKTNTTNKYQLPSYKVEVKNINSFKFVEKAINFEIERQQALLEKGEVIHQETRRFDADKGLTLPQRSKEEAKDYRYFPEPDIPPIKWTKEEINNLKNKIPELPETKLKRFIKEYGLSEYDATILTVSLAVADYFEESIKYLVSSIESKEITPKIIANWLINKKVDIDKNSPEDLVEMIAQKSQQATISDEELEKATLKVLLDNPKAVSDYKAGKEQALMFLVGQVLKMVKGQASGEEIKTLIKEELIK; this is encoded by the coding sequence ATGAATCAAACAAAGCTAAAAGTAAACAAAAAAACAAAATATCTGCCGATTATAGGTTTGGAGATTCATGTGGAGTTGAAAACCAAGTCCAAGATGTTTTGTGGCTGTTCGGCCGATTATTTTGGTCATGAACCCAACAGCCAGTGTTGTCCGATTTGTTTGGGTTTGCCGGGAGCCTTACCTTTTCCTAACAAAAAAGCGATTAGAGACTGTTTAGTAATCGGCCTGGCCTTAGATTGTCAGGTTGTCGAGACTTCGCAATTTGACCGGAAAAACTATTTTTATCCGGATTTAGCCAAGGGTTTTCAGATTTCCCAATACGCAAACCCCTTTTGTCTTAACGGAAAATTGGGAGAAATTCGGATTCGTCGGGTCCACATGGAAGAAGACACCGGCAAGCTTTTACACGCCCAAGAAGGGACACTGATTGATTTTAATAGAAGCGGCGTGCCTTTGGTGGAGATTGTGACCGAGCCCGATCTTCATACCGCTTCGGAGGCTAAAATTTTCCTGCAAAAACTTCAGCAAATCATCCGTTACTTAGGCGTTTCTGATGCGGATATGGAAAAGGGGAGTATGCGTTTGGAACCGAATATTTCCTTAATAAAGACCAATACTACCAATAAATACCAATTACCAAGTTATAAAGTCGAGGTTAAAAATATCAATTCTTTTAAGTTTGTCGAAAAGGCCATTAATTTTGAAATTGAAAGACAACAGGCATTATTGGAAAAAGGCGAGGTTATTCATCAGGAAACCAGAAGATTTGACGCCGATAAAGGTTTAACGCTCCCCCAGCGGAGTAAAGAGGAGGCTAAAGATTATCGCTATTTTCCGGAACCGGATATTCCGCCCATCAAATGGACAAAAGAAGAAATTAACAATCTTAAAAATAAAATCCCGGAATTACCGGAAACCAAACTTAAGCGCTTTATAAAAGAGTACGGGCTTTCGGAGTATGACGCCACGATTTTGACGGTTTCCCTAGCGGTTGCCGATTATTTTGAAGAAAGTATTAAGTATTTAGTATCAAGTATTGAGTCTAAAGAGATAACGCCAAAAATCATTGCCAATTGGCTTATTAATAAAAAAGTTGATATTGATAAAAACTCACCAGAAGATTTAGTAGAAATGATTGCTCAAAAAAGTCAACAAGCAACAATTTCTGACGAAGAACTGGAAAAAGCGACGCTAAAAGTTTTGCTTGACAATCCAAAGGCGGTCAGCGATTATAAAGCGGGTAAAGAGCAGGCCTTAATGTTTTTGGTCGGTCAGGTTTTAAAAATGGTTAAAGGTCAGGCCAGCGGGGAAGAGATTAAAACATTAATAAAAGAGGAGCTTATAAAATGA
- a CDS encoding GGDEF domain-containing protein produces the protein MTEQNAEISHGKSIPERQKHIKDRIDQTKKWLVGLRQQTQEGQLSWEQYDHLIARAMVARERYADLSRRHSLIDRLTQIPNRRWLDLEIQRETEEAKRSGQPLGLLIIDIDHFKRINDLHGHPKGDQVLQETARTLQQYSRAEDFLARYGGEEFAVLVINSQPEKLSEIAERLRLQIERLQIEGISPLTISLGGTSFKKGEQIKDFFARADNALYQSKERGRNKVTIS, from the coding sequence ATGACGGAACAAAACGCTGAAATTTCTCATGGAAAAAGTATCCCAGAAAGACAAAAACATATTAAAGATCGAATCGATCAAACTAAAAAGTGGCTTGTTGGTTTAAGACAACAAACTCAAGAAGGTCAATTATCTTGGGAGCAATACGATCATTTAATCGCTAGGGCGATGGTTGCCAGGGAAAGATACGCTGACCTTTCAAGGAGACATTCCCTTATAGACAGACTAACGCAAATTCCTAATCGAAGATGGTTAGACTTGGAAATCCAAAGAGAGACGGAAGAAGCCAAGCGTTCCGGACAACCCCTAGGCCTTTTAATTATAGACATTGATCATTTTAAAAGGATAAACGACCTTCATGGTCACCCTAAAGGTGACCAAGTTTTGCAAGAAACTGCGCGAACTTTACAACAATATTCTCGGGCTGAAGATTTTTTAGCCAGATACGGCGGCGAAGAATTTGCCGTTTTAGTTATTAATTCTCAACCGGAAAAACTTTCGGAGATTGCCGAACGGTTGCGTTTGCAAATAGAAAGATTACAAATAGAAGGTATCTCGCCGCTAACCATCAGCCTGGGTGGCACGTCATTTAAAAAAGGAGAACAAATTAAAGATTTTTTTGCGAGAGCCGACAATGCCTTATATCAGTCAAAAGAACGCGGAAGAAATAAAGTAACAATTTCTTAA